The genomic region TCCCTCTACTGAAGCAGCTCCGCCAACTCCGCTACATCTGTTGTGGGCGCTTTGCAAGTGTAGTTCTCACACACATAGATCGTCGCCTTCCCATCAACCTGCGTCTTGCCTTCAAGAAGCGGAATCAAATCGCCGATATCTTCTCCGTCGCTAGCCAAAGCGATCACCTTGTTGGGAATATAGCGGCTGTGAACAGCTGCCAACGCAGCCTGAGTATCCTCATTCTCCTGCTGGCCAGCGATCGCAATCTCTTTGGGTGTGGACAGCAGAAAATCAAGTTCGCAGAGCATCTGCGCCGATCCGCTTGGCGAATGCTCAATTTGATGGTAATAGACATCAAGAGTGGTCTCTACCTTCTTCCGGAAGTCAGGTCGATTGAGGAGCCTGTCGAGCCGCACCAAATTATGGATAGCCATTGACACACCGGCAGGGGTTGCGCCGTCATAACCCGGCTTCGACCGAACAATAAGGGTTTCATGGTTCTTGCTAGTAAAAAAGAAACTACCGTTTGCTTCGTCCCAAAACTGCTCGATCATGATCTGATTCAGCCGTTCCGCCTCTTGCAGCCACTCAACAACGAAGGTTGCCTCATAGAGATTGATTAAGCCGGCGACGAAATAAGAGTAGTCCTCAAGGTAGGCGTTCAAGTGACTTTTGCCCGCACGGTGCGTGCGGAGCAACAAGCCATTATCTTGAGAAAGTTCCGACAATACAAACCTCACAGATTTTTCTGCAGCTTCACGATAACGTTCATCACCGAGAATCTGATAGCCCATCGCCATACTTCGAATCATCAAACCGTTCCAACTGGTAAGAATCTTGTCGTCTAGACCGGGCTTAATCCGTTTCTCTCGGACTTCAAAGAGTTTCCGCTTCCCTTCGGCGAGTATGTCTTCTATCTCACCTAAATCTATACTTAATTTCTTGGCGAACAGATCTGCCGGTGTCTGGACGTGTAGGATGTTTTTGTGTTCAAAATTGCCAAGCTCGGTAATATCATAATACTCGCAGAAAATTCTGGCTTTCTCCTCCCCAAGGAGCTGTTCCACCTC from Candidatus Poribacteria bacterium harbors:
- a CDS encoding thioredoxin domain-containing protein, which produces MSDNPKHTNRLIGETSPYLLQHAHNPVDWYPWGEEALGQAKQQDKPILLSIGYAACHWCHVMEHESFESEQIAAIMNEHFINIKVDREERPDLDEIYMNAVQMLTGQGGWPMTMFLTPDLKPFYGGTYFPPDNRYGRPGFPRVLLGVAEAYRERRDAVGEQADQIITNLNQLSAMEGHGHQLTTDMLDQAYQDYLSRFDHHDGGFGSAPKFPPSMGLLLLLRHWHRTGNANALNMVEVTLEKMARGGMYDQLGGGFHRYSVDERWLVPHFEKMLYDNALLSVAYLEAYQATGKAFYRQIAAETLDYVLAEMYDVEKGGFYSTQDADSEGVEGKFFVWEPDEVEQLLGEEKARIFCEYYDITELGNFEHKNILHVQTPADLFAKKLSIDLGEIEDILAEGKRKLFEVREKRIKPGLDDKILTSWNGLMIRSMAMGYQILGDERYREAAEKSVRFVLSELSQDNGLLLRTHRAGKSHLNAYLEDYSYFVAGLINLYEATFVVEWLQEAERLNQIMIEQFWDEANGSFFFTSKNHETLIVRSKPGYDGATPAGVSMAIHNLVRLDRLLNRPDFRKKVETTLDVYYHQIEHSPSGSAQMLCELDFLLSTPKEIAIAGQQENEDTQAALAAVHSRYIPNKVIALASDGEDIGDLIPLLEGKTQVDGKATIYVCENYTCKAPTTDVAELAELLQ